The following proteins come from a genomic window of Micropterus dolomieu isolate WLL.071019.BEF.003 ecotype Adirondacks unplaced genomic scaffold, ASM2129224v1 contig_9172, whole genome shotgun sequence:
- the LOC123965309 gene encoding uncharacterized protein LOC123965309 yields the protein MSNDSRSLLLNVPLFTHGYKYKDVTLKGFSGTFEVIVWDREASEVQTSAVMTCLFSAPELIMCSTDGRMTVVADLSLAVPSGGVPARTNLLDKHCGPREADDTRALFSFPVNSCGSIVKHGMETVTYENQIFFSKTLHAVKHQADLGNEIDRVRVQCTYALDGLSSTVYRFQSEEAGVGHIVHSSGGLRSPDIQPSTVPQKPVPISRKRVSIRRGYRPPAKHIRVSSFLKNRYKKGARGSKPKGIFPYHKGHLCIKCKSQ from the exons ATGAGCAATGATAGCCGGAGTCTGCTGCTCAATGTGCCGCTCTTCACTCATGGCTACAAGTACAAG GACGTTACTTTGAAGGGCTTCTCTGGCACTTTTGAGGTCATTGTGTGGGATCGTGAAGCATCTGAGGTCCAGACTTCAGCTGTCATGACTTGCCTCTTCTCTGCTCCTGAACTCATTA TGTGTTCGACTGATGGGAGGATGACCGTGGTGGCTGACTTGTCTCTGGCCGTCCCAAGCGGAGGAGTTCCTGCCAGAACCAACCTCCTAGATAAACACTGTGGCCCCAGAGAGGCAGATGACACCAGGGCTCTCTTCTCTTTTCCGGTCAACAGCTGTGGATCCATAGTCAAG CATGGCATGGAAACTGTGACCTATGAAAACCAAATTTTCTTCAGCAAGACGTTGCATGCTGTGAAACATCAAGCAGACTTGGGCAATGAGATTGACAG GGTGAGGGTGCAGTGTACATATGCGCTGGACGGACTGAGCAGCACAGTATACAGGTTTCAATCTGAAGAAGCTGGTGTAGGTCACATTGTGCACTCCAGTGGAG GTCTACGGAGTCCCGACATCCAGCCTTCTACTGTGCCTCAAAAGCCAGTGCCCATTTCCAGAAAACGAGTCTCAATAAGACGTGGTTACCGCCCACCTGCTAAGCACATCAGAGTATCCAGCTTTCTAAAGAATCGTTACAAGAAAG GAGCTAGAGGATCCAAGCCAAAAGGAATATTTCCA